TGATGCTTTAGTTCAGAGATTCCAATAATGAAACCTGTatgatatattttaaacaatatttaatgattgTTTATTGAAACTATGTGTACCTTGTGTGCTAGTAATGATGTTCCTGTGGGATTTGTATGATAAAAGGATTATGTGGACCAATGATCCTGCAAATACAAGACTTctctaaataaatgaacacaacaTGCAGTGTTATGAACACTGGAGAGCCTGCCTTAAAAGTAGTGACTGTTTAgagttttgtgtctagagttttgaaaatttcCATCAGGGTTCTGAcatttgtggcaaaacaattgaaaaaactgTGAGACAaaacttatttatattttcaattaaattagaaaagtatataaataaacattcattcattcagtttcttttcgacctagtccctttaataatccggggttgccacagcggaatggaccgccaacttatccagcacatgatttacacagcggatgcctttccggctgcaacccatcactgggaaacatccatacgcactcattcacacacatacactacggacaatttagcgaacctaattcacctataccacatgtttttcaacttgtgggggaaaccggagcacccggaagaaacccaggGAGAAAATATTGTAaactacacagaaacgccaactgacccagccgaggctcaaaccagtgaccttctggtGCTACCCACTGCAAAACCGTGCAGcctataaataaacatatgtatAGCCTATAGGCTATATAATTATTGCATCTCCTGCAATATCAGTATACAACGTGATTAAtgggagatatatatatatatatatatatatatatatatatatatatatatatatatatatatatatatatatatatatatatatatatatatatgatgcagGATAGATGTGTTTGGTTATAGCATGTTGCAGTTTTAGCCAAAAAGATACATTAGCACCACCTTGTGGACAATGGGTTGCACTTCCAGTTAGAGACCGAATTCGTTCAAAACAACTGAAACTGTCATTCAAAAATGCTATAATTTGAATGAAAGATACGTTCGGGTGTGCTTAAATTAGTTTTATCAAATATGAACCTTAATATTGAGATATATCATCACAATATCTGTGGTTAAAGCTCAAGATTATCTTCCTTACAGAAATGTTCAACCAGTGACCTGCAACACTGCTGTGGAAAACTTACTAAGTactagactatatatatatatatttttaagttggcTTTTATTTCGATGGAAGGTCATTGGGGTGAATAACGCAAGCCTTTCATGTGCTCAGATTTTAGCGGAAGTTTCTCCGCACGTACATTTTGGCACGTAAGTTAGTAAAAAAATGCCCATTAGTGAATTGTCCGTACTTTAAGTAATGAGCAGTGCGAATACAAGTATCtcacttcttttttttgtctATCCATTTGCTATTTTTCCACCTGCTGGTCTCCCATTAGGTCCATGTGTTTAAATCATGTGGGCGGAACTTCCGGTAGGCTGGTGAGTTGTGTTGTGATAAAAACTAGTCGTTCGCTTGTCGGTTTTGCTGTTTTTAGTCGTCTTTGCAAAATGTCTGCGAAAGGCTCCGGGACGACGTGCGCGGTTCGTGGTTGTCACTACAACCGGAAAAAACTAAACGTGTGGTTAAATCAGGAGTGTTATGATCACAAACCGCTCACGAAGTCGGATTGCTCCTGTCCGCAGTGGTATTATTTCTATCGGCTTCCCACTGACGAGGAGGACCGGAGGATTTGGCTGAGAAACCTCTACCTGAAAAGGCCACCTAAGGCCCTGTACGTCTGCTCATTTCACTTTGTTGACAAGAAGCCGACAGAGAGAAATCCCTATCCGACACTGTGGCTCGGTCACCGCATTCCTCCGGAGAAGAAGCGCCGTGTTATAAAGAAAGAAACCACGGACATTAGGATTAAAGGTGTGCTTCACGTTTAATGCACGGGATTTCAGTTGTGCTGATTTGATGGTCAAATATTACCATGACCAAAAGTAGCCCCAGTAGGAATATGTTTTTTCTGTACAAAACCCCCACTATATCTCTCACTGAAACTATATTCACATTTTCCCTACGCCACATGATGCTTAGTATAACTTGTGGGAGAAACTACTGTAAATGAGGTGACATTATTCATCCATCAAATATAGTTCATCCATCAAATATTAAAAGGAAATGATCTCGCcctcatgtggtttcaaaccgttatgatttttttattgtgttgaacacaaaagaagatacaatTAATGACGaatttgaaaacctgtaaccactaatTTCCATATAATGCAGAAATAACACTagaagttagggctgcacaatattttattttcctgtGATAAACactgcaatatgaatacagtttcagaagatggtttgaatagcactaGTGTTCTGGGGAGTCTTAACAGTATttgggtacagaaattgaataatcacaatgaaaaaatgcttttcttacttcgttttgtctcatttctagtccataATCAAAAAATTGTTAGaccaaatataaatattgtttagttttcactgtcagaataaataagtgaaaattaagagtgtttttttttttcttgttttaagcaaattatctgccagtggggtaagtggaataatcttgttttcgctttgaaatgtagatatgtaCAAACAAGACAATTTAAGTTAGAAATgttctttttattataatttttttacatcatataaattccatataaatacagggaTTAAATGCAATTCTTtatctcctggtcaactataatttagACTAAACATTGCATATCTTCGTGATGagactattgtggatgcgcacattgcgatatcaatgctaaaacaatatattgtgcagccctactagaaGTCAGTGATTACCAATTTCatcattcttcaaactatcttcttttgggttcaaccgaataaacaaactcataaaggtttaaaacaccTTTAACCATTTTCTTTCAGCAGACCGTTTCACATTCacataaaatgtgtaaaacaaaatCATGAATAATAATAGTTAGGCATTAACAAACTAAGTTTTCTCTGTTTGGATTATTTGTAGCACaaccttttattatttaaaatgagttgtttTAATTAGTGAAAGTTACTCAAAATGAAAGTACAACCCATAATTTGAACTGCAGTCATTATCTTTGGAAAAAGTTGCATGCTAAAATATCTTGTCAGGCATGTTTAGGACAAAAATCACTCGATGACCTATTTATTGGTCACAGTGCAGCATGAAAATATCAATTTGTTGTCATATTAGATCTTTAAATGCTTTGCCACATCACTAgtttttacccatttgtcagcgAGAaccttataataatttaaaatacaacaaataatataacataaaaataagtcttttgttTTAATAAGTAAAAGTGAGAATAAATATGTTGGTTGATTTTTACTATTACTGTAAAATGAGTCATAaaaattaatcgcatccaaataAAAGTTTGGATTTGCAGATGTGTGTTTACTTGTATGTATATTGTTGGAAAAATTTAacactgcaatttttttttttattctgcgatatgaaTGCAGTTTCACTAGATGAGTTCAATAACTGTTTGAAAAGAatctataattttagattgattgcaGATTCTGTAGggcagtgcataaaatataagaaacaatctacaagcatagataaattaaattagattaaacagagttttattgtttttgagtTGAAATCTATTCAGGTAtagagtaattgaataatcaagtgtaaaataatactgcatagtcttcgtttagttaacaattcaataaaatttagcgttactcatttattttttggtattcacGCAAACAGTACAACTTCTTATGCCTGAATACTTTTAAACCCCTCACACAGTCACGGGCCTCAAACACTTGATTATAATCCTGACTCAACATTGCCTATACTCGCAATGTAACTATAtggaatgatcacattgtgatatcgatgctaaaacgacatattgtgcaaccctatgtatttgtgtatataaatgcttagtacacatacatatattatttagatacaagcttttatttatttttattactttttgcaTATATCTAGATTATAAATGAAATCTTCATGTATAAATGTGTTTCTTTTTCTTACAAATGACTGTGTATTTCTTTGCAGATGAGCCTGAAGACATAGCTATTGAGACTTTCACACAGACTGATGCTGAAACCCCAGATGGATCAAGTACAGAAATACCACAAAACAGCGTGCTTTGATAAAGTTCACCGTCAATACAACAATGAGTTTGTTTTCAAACTGTGTCAGTGTCTGTTTCAGTGTCTTTTAAGGAGCTGCTGCATTTTCAGATTCCTTAAGGATGCTCACGAAACAAACAACAGTTTTGTGTATGGATTGATACAATGGTTGAATGTGAAAGCATCACGATGACCAAGCCACTGGCATTTCAGTACAGAGCACATAATCTGTTCAGAGAGAGCTCTTTAACCATATTCTGGATTAAAGAAGTATGTAATGTGCAAAAAGGAGAATACTAAAGACTAGCTAGACTCTCTGGCATATTTTTATGTTGCCAGTAACTGGTTCAGTTCCCAGTTTGCTTTCAGAGTTATTCATGACATTGATTCTACAATGTGCTGAAAACATTCTTCAGATATTTTCATCCATATTGAAATGACTGAATCATACACTTACCGCAGATTTGAcgtgtgaatctcctgttcctgGCACGTCCTAAAAGAGCTCTACTAGATTGGAATTTGATGAACTTGAACGACTGATGTGCTCTTTTCTGCTGTAGCttatctgcttcaaggtttgatgtgcTGTGTCTTCAGCAATATTCTTCGGCAGAAAAAAGTGATTATTGCTGTTTGTGAAGATCACCGCTGACacgcagtttctgaaatactcagaataGCCCATCTGACAACAACCTCAACCTCTTTTTTACATGTGAAGCTATGAAGATGCATTTCCGAATAAAGcttccaatgagtcaaagagaacaaaatcatcacttgataaactggtgccaaatatcaaaaagaaaaatgcaatTTGCTGTGGGTCtttcttatataataatttatttgcacTTCAGAAGAATCTCAGTGAATGCACTGTGGCTTTTTGAGGCATGAGATTGTTTTTGGGAGCGCAGCTACTCAAGACACTTCAGGATGTAATAATACTGAAACACATTGATGatagactttggctgagggattttagaatgacaaaAAACATAATTTCATTTATTGTGCAATTTGGTTGGCTGGTTTGTCCTTTAATGCCGTCCCATCACACCTGTTTTTGTTATTACATGTTCTGAAAATATATGCGCATGTTGGTGTTTTTATACAATattacaaaatgtgcataaaaataggtgaatggaaagaTAACTACATGAATCATTTGGTACTCTCTGTTTTAActtcagcagattgtcttgaccatgtctaaatgctgccatttgattggttgattatttATTTGCGTTACTAACATGTGTACCCAGTAAAGAATCCAACAAGTGAATAATGCCAGTAATTGACTTTTATTGTAAAGAAAATGAGATGCATTTAGTGAATGACGTCAAATGCCTGCTTTTTTCAAGAAGGGTATAAACGGAGCCAGAGCCAGCTCTTAGTAGGTGGGACTTGAGCTTCAAGTAAGCTGTACAATCTTTCTGGGgttttcattgatttttttttatgttgtgtacATCACATGGAGTCCagcctattgtgttttattgatgtctacacctaccacaaccctaaacccaacctcacagtaacctgatgtgttttattaacgtctacacctaccccaaccctaaacccaacctcacagtaacctgatgtgttttattaacatctacacctaccccaacccaaaacccaacctcacagtaacctgttgtgttttattaacatatacacctataccacaaccctaaacccaacctcaaagTAACCTGATGTTTTTTATTCACGTCTACACctataccccaaccctaaacccaacctcacagtaacatctacacctaccccaacctcacagtaacctgttgtgttttattaacatccacacctataccacaaccctaaacccaacctcacagtaacatctacacctaccccaaccctaaacacaacctcacagtaacctgttgtgttttattaacatctacacctataCCACAACCTTAAACTAAACATAACAGTAACCTGTTGTTTTATTAACATATACACCaataccacaaccctaaacccaacctcaaagTAACCTGATGTTTTTTATTCACGTCTACACctataccacaaccctaaacccaacctcacagtaacatctacacctaccccaacctcgcagtaacctgttgtgttttacttCTACACctataccacaaccctaaacctaacctcacagtaacatctacacctaccccaaccctaaacccaacctcacagtaaccagttgtgttttattaacatctacacctataccacaaccataaacccaacctcacagtaacctgttgtgttttattaacatctacacctataccccaacctcacagtaacatctacacctaccccaaccctaaactcaacctaaCAGTAAccagttgtgttttattaacatctacacctataccacaaccctaaacccaacctcacagtaacatctacacctacccaaccctaaacccaacctcacagtaaccagttgtgttttattaacatctacacctataccactaccataaacccaacctcacagtaacctgttgtgttttattaacatctacacctataccccaacctcacagtaacatctacacctacccaaccctaaacccaacctcacagtaaccagttgtgttttattaacatctacacctataccacaaccataaacccaacctcacagtaacctgttgtgttttattaacatctacacctataccccaacctcacagtaacatctacacctaccccaaccctaaactcaacctaacagtaacctgttgtgttttattaacatctatgcctgtaccacaaccctaaaccaaacccaaCAGTAACCTGATgcgttttattaacgtctacacctaccccaaccctaaactcaacctaacagtaacctgttgtgttatGTTTTATATACACCTACCCAACCCTAAATCGAATCTCCTTGTGACACTTGCCTCCCATTTTGAGATCTCAGGAATGCAGCAATATTTAGTTGCCTTTTTCTGATctttgttggaaaaaaaaatatcaattgtCTGTGCTTTTTTGGTGAAATAATCATTTGAAAAGTTGATGTAGTAAATCATGATGTTTACCTAAAATGTAAGAAAAATGTATATGGttgattattttttaactttatatacatttatttcagagaaacagcatgttaaaaaatattttcctcacaccccaacttttttttttttaggagatAACCCGTTTGTAATTCAGCTTTCTTAAAGATATTAGAACAGTCCAGAGTTGTGGTTCAGAAATAGGTTtacttcaaatattttttattgttaaaattggTCAAAATACACCCACCGGCTATTTttttaggtataccttactattactgggttggaccctgcactttttccttcagaactgccttaatccttcgtggcatagatttaacaaggtactggaaatattcctcagattttagtccatattgacatgatagcatcactcggttgctgcagatttgtcggctgaacATCCCAGATGCGAATCTtcccttccaccacatcccaaatgtgctctattgggttgagttctggagactcatcagaccatttttccaatcttctattttccaattttggtgagcctgtgtgaattgtagcctcagtttcctgttcttagctgagaggagtggcacccggtgtggttttctgctgctgtagccaactCGCCTTAAGGTTCGACATGTTATGCAcacagagatgctcttctgcgtactttggttgtaacgagtggttatttgagttactgttgcctttttttatcagtttgaaccagtctagccattctcctctgacccctggcatcaacaaggcatttgctcccacagaactgccgctcactggatacttTTTATTttccggaccattctctgtaaaccctggagatggttgtgagagaaaatcctagtagatcagcagtttctgaaatactgccacattcaaagtcacttaaatcccctttcttcctcattctgatgctcagtttggaTTGCagcaaatcatcttgaccatggctgtttctcaatatgtgttctccAGCGGTCTTGAGTCcacgtgttctcgtgtaacgtcatcttcagctgccaaagttcagttcagatttattattaaagttcagagatgtcacttacctcaggagtttccctaaatgaaacagtgAAAGTTAACCTTAGcatgaacatcttaataaaggaataagcacattaagggtgtttgtttgctgaaattcgtattgaaatctgttttatttatattgcgcaacgtatatttataatgtttttatgcaaagTATATATGTTGAAAAGGGTAAAAACAATAagtcgttgtatgaatgctgtaatgtttaaataagtcACAATTTAAAACGCGTgagggtcatgtgaccatcaggaagaacgcaacATCTCATTTCGCAGAGATCGTgctctctgttctcgtggtctcccgagttcgttcatcctaggacacctggcaagaccggtctccacaagaacgcaagtccgttttctgcgttcttggaattgaaaaACAGCCAATGTCTATGTGCCTAAATGCaccgagttgctgccatgtgattggctgattagaaatttgcgttaacgagcagttggacaggtgtacctaataaagtggctggtgagcgtatatctatctgtctgtctatttttctTCATTAAGAATCTGAAAACAATTATTATAGTATGTATCACAGTTTCCCCAACAATGATTAGggttaaaatctaaataaataaatgaattggcTGAATGACTAATTGATTAATTTGGAAATCAAGAAGTAAATGATAGAACAAAAATCTTATATAATGTTGACGACTGAAGTGTTGAGGCAAATTATGCTGAACATTCAATGTTGCATgttagagagacagacagacagatggatagatagatagatagatagacagacagacagacagacagacagacagacagacagacagatagatagatagatagatagatagatagatagatagatagatagatagatagatagatagatagatagatagatagacggacagacattAGGTGTAATTGTCTGA
This genomic interval from Danio aesculapii chromosome 15, fDanAes4.1, whole genome shotgun sequence contains the following:
- the si:ch211-113p18.3 gene encoding uncharacterized protein si:ch211-113p18.3; protein product: MSAKGSGTTCAVRGCHYNRKKLNVWLNQECYDHKPLTKSDCSCPQWYYFYRLPTDEEDRRIWLRNLYLKRPPKALYVCSFHFVDKKPTERNPYPTLWLGHRIPPEKKRRVIKKETTDIRIKDEPEDIAIETFTQTDAETPDGSSTEIPQNSVL